In Flavobacterium lacustre, a genomic segment contains:
- a CDS encoding polysaccharide biosynthesis/export family protein — translation MNYFLLLKKTIPFLFALLFFSCAPRKEIVYYQNIDRLPTAKSNTYEVTIQPDDLLLIIVSAEDPEIALPFNLKSVSVGTANKQDLVRGQETMQLYLVDANGTIDFPVLGKLKVSGLTRSAVLQLFQDKIGMYIKNPIVNLRIMNFKISIQGEVVAPGTYTIDSERITLIEALSKARDLTIYGKRDNILIIREIDGVKTYNRVDITQADFINSPFYYLAQNDVVYVEPNKNRINAAAVGPNTGVIISITSLLITIITLIISTTN, via the coding sequence ATGAACTATTTTTTGTTACTAAAAAAAACAATTCCTTTTTTATTTGCTCTCTTATTTTTTTCTTGTGCGCCCAGAAAAGAAATCGTTTATTATCAGAATATTGATCGTTTGCCAACAGCAAAATCAAATACTTATGAAGTCACCATTCAACCCGATGATTTACTGCTGATTATCGTTTCAGCTGAGGATCCGGAAATTGCGTTGCCGTTTAATTTGAAATCAGTTAGTGTTGGAACAGCCAATAAACAAGATTTAGTTCGTGGACAGGAAACCATGCAGTTGTATTTGGTTGATGCTAATGGGACTATTGATTTTCCCGTTTTAGGCAAATTAAAAGTAAGTGGGCTAACCCGCTCTGCTGTACTTCAACTGTTTCAGGATAAAATTGGTATGTATATCAAAAATCCAATTGTTAATCTCCGTATCATGAATTTTAAAATTTCGATACAAGGCGAAGTAGTTGCTCCAGGGACTTACACTATTGATTCGGAACGCATCACATTGATTGAAGCCTTGAGCAAAGCAAGGGATTTGACCATATATGGTAAAAGAGATAATATCTTGATTATTCGTGAAATAGACGGGGTGAAGACCTATAATCGAGTCGATATTACCCAAGCGGATTTTATTAATTCTCCTTTTTATTATTTGGCACAAAACGATGTGGTGTATGTGGAACCTAATAAGAACCGAATTAATGCGGCAGCCGTTGGTCCTAATACCGGAGTCATTATATCAATAACTTCTTTATTGATTACCATTATCACCTTAATTATTTCTACCACAAACTAA
- a CDS encoding GumC family protein — protein MNQTTSNENPDQDLNLKAILDKYLMHWKWFLLGVIISLTLAFVYLRYAIPLYKAATTILVKDEKKGGMLSELSAFADMGLGTGLKSNVDNEVEILKSRTLVESTVKKLNLNISLIVKGKVINSELFKKAPIEVYFINTSPEFYESKITLQYLALNPTSFELKNESVTDSVKLFQGGKKIFRYGELIKTKYGDLIISKSIVRSKQFEDTTPISILIRPLEDVAENFKNILKVTPLSKTSSVVELTIVDPVKTKAEDFLDNLVQIYNENAVADKNFISENTSQFIANRLKLITQELDGVEQDVESFKKSNDLTDIESEAKLFIEGSSEYNKKLVETEIQLNVVSSMLDFIKKSTPSDLLPTTLIDSKSDASGLINSYNELVLNRNRILKSATAANPSVVKIEQEIASLKATVSSSLGRLQSNLNIQKRNLNSTESLLNAKIGKIPVQERQFRVIARQQKVKEELYLYLLQKREETAISLSATEPNARVIDSAKALKIPVSPKKNIIYLAALLLGLLIPFGVIYVLDLLDTKIKSRLDLEGNTKIPFIGDVPTSDSPNEIIQSESRTSSAEALRIVRTNLGFMLRNVKEGDAKTIFLTSTFPKEGKTFVSVNLAATFALSGQKVLLVGMDIRNPRIDDYLVLPSRGVTNYLSSKELDLKDLIVKQDGFEHFDVLPAGIIPPNPAELLMSKKVNVLFETLKKEYDYIIVDTAPVSLVTDTLLIASHADCFIYVARANFLEKRMLSIVNGLYKEQKLPNMCLLLNDTDSTKGYGYGYGYGVNVKKVAWYKKLWQ, from the coding sequence ATGAATCAAACAACGTCAAACGAAAATCCAGATCAAGATTTAAATTTAAAAGCTATTTTAGATAAGTATCTAATGCATTGGAAATGGTTTTTACTGGGTGTCATTATCAGTTTAACATTAGCTTTTGTTTATTTGCGATATGCTATTCCACTATATAAAGCAGCAACCACTATATTGGTCAAAGATGAGAAAAAAGGAGGGATGCTTTCTGAATTGTCTGCTTTTGCCGATATGGGATTGGGAACTGGTTTGAAAAGTAATGTTGACAACGAGGTTGAAATCTTAAAGTCCAGAACTTTAGTTGAGAGTACTGTTAAAAAACTTAATTTGAATATTTCCTTAATCGTTAAAGGGAAGGTTATTAATTCAGAATTGTTTAAAAAAGCGCCTATTGAGGTCTATTTTATTAATACTTCCCCTGAGTTTTATGAGTCTAAAATAACACTTCAATATTTAGCACTCAACCCTACTTCATTTGAACTAAAAAATGAGTCAGTTACAGATTCTGTAAAGTTGTTTCAGGGTGGTAAAAAAATATTTCGATATGGAGAATTGATTAAAACAAAGTACGGGGACCTAATAATTTCTAAATCTATTGTTCGCTCCAAACAGTTTGAGGATACTACTCCCATTAGTATTTTAATCCGTCCCTTAGAAGATGTTGCTGAAAATTTTAAAAATATATTGAAAGTAACTCCTTTGAGTAAAACCAGCAGTGTTGTTGAGTTGACCATTGTGGATCCCGTAAAAACAAAAGCAGAAGATTTTTTAGATAATCTGGTTCAGATTTACAATGAAAATGCGGTTGCAGATAAAAATTTTATTTCTGAAAATACGTCGCAATTTATCGCCAATCGTTTGAAACTGATTACGCAAGAGTTGGATGGAGTGGAACAGGACGTTGAGAGTTTTAAAAAATCCAATGATTTAACTGATATTGAATCGGAAGCGAAACTTTTTATTGAAGGCTCCAGTGAGTATAATAAAAAATTGGTGGAGACCGAAATTCAATTGAATGTGGTTTCTTCTATGTTGGATTTTATCAAGAAAAGTACTCCTTCTGATTTGTTGCCTACTACTTTAATTGATAGTAAAAGTGATGCTTCCGGATTAATCAATTCGTATAATGAATTGGTTTTGAATCGCAACCGGATTCTGAAATCGGCTACAGCGGCAAATCCTTCAGTCGTAAAAATTGAACAGGAAATAGCTTCATTAAAAGCTACAGTGTCTTCCAGCTTGGGACGATTACAGTCCAATTTAAACATCCAAAAAAGAAATTTGAACAGCACTGAAAGTCTGTTGAATGCTAAGATTGGAAAAATTCCGGTTCAGGAGCGTCAGTTTAGAGTGATTGCCCGTCAACAGAAAGTAAAAGAAGAATTGTATTTGTATTTATTGCAAAAAAGAGAAGAAACCGCTATTTCTTTATCGGCAACCGAGCCCAATGCGCGTGTCATCGATTCGGCAAAAGCGTTAAAAATTCCTGTTTCGCCTAAAAAGAATATTATCTATTTAGCCGCTTTATTGCTTGGACTTTTGATTCCTTTTGGAGTTATCTATGTGTTGGATTTATTAGATACTAAAATTAAAAGCCGATTGGATTTAGAGGGTAATACCAAAATTCCTTTTATTGGTGATGTTCCTACTTCTGATAGTCCTAACGAAATTATTCAATCGGAGAGCCGTACCAGTTCTGCAGAAGCCTTGCGTATTGTTCGAACAAATCTTGGGTTTATGCTCCGAAACGTCAAAGAAGGGGATGCTAAAACGATCTTTTTAACCTCTACTTTTCCAAAAGAAGGAAAAACGTTTGTCTCTGTTAATTTAGCAGCAACGTTTGCTTTGTCCGGTCAAAAAGTATTATTAGTCGGAATGGATATCCGAAATCCAAGGATTGATGATTATTTGGTTTTACCCAGCCGTGGAGTAACCAATTATTTATCGTCTAAGGAATTGGATTTAAAAGATCTGATTGTTAAACAAGACGGATTTGAGCATTTTGATGTATTGCCAGCCGGAATCATTCCGCCTAATCCTGCTGAATTGCTGATGAGCAAAAAAGTGAATGTGCTTTTTGAAACCCTTAAAAAAGAATACGATTATATTATTGTGGATACTGCGCCTGTCAGTTTAGTGACGGATACGCTATTGATCGCCAGTCATGCTGATTGCTTTATTTATGTAGCCAGAGCCAATTTCCTTGAAAAACGTATGTTGAGTATCGTTAACGGTCTTTACAAAGAACAAAAATTACCTAATATGTGTCTGCTTCTTAATGATACCGATTCCACCAAAGGCTACGGCTACGGGTATGGGTATGGTGTGAATGTTAAAAAAGTGGCTTGGTATAAGAAGTTGTGGCAGTAA
- a CDS encoding tyrosine-protein phosphatase codes for MLTLFKSKPVLKDLIPDNYIDIHSHLLPGIDDGARNFEDTLELTRSLQDLGFKQFITTPHIIQHVWDNSHEQIRSNASATFTKLNQHNTKVPLKVAAEYMMDDSFVTRFKSEELLTLKDNYVLVEMSYINAPMQLYAILFDLQVAGYIPVLAHPERYLFYHKNTEEYLKLKRAGCVFQLNLLAVVGYYGESITKIAEQLLQKGMYSYVGSDVHHTKHIESFNLKVKLKDTTPLKEIIANNQFFKLE; via the coding sequence ATGTTAACACTATTCAAATCAAAACCGGTACTCAAAGATTTAATTCCAGACAATTATATTGATATTCATTCGCACTTGTTGCCGGGTATTGATGATGGAGCCAGAAATTTTGAGGATACTTTGGAACTCACCCGAAGTCTTCAGGACCTGGGGTTCAAACAGTTCATCACCACCCCACATATCATTCAGCATGTTTGGGATAATTCGCACGAACAAATTCGCAGCAATGCGTCAGCAACCTTTACAAAGTTAAACCAACACAACACCAAGGTCCCGCTGAAAGTGGCAGCAGAATACATGATGGATGACTCTTTCGTAACCCGTTTTAAATCAGAGGAATTGTTGACCCTGAAAGACAATTATGTATTGGTGGAAATGTCGTACATCAACGCTCCAATGCAATTGTATGCAATTCTTTTCGATCTGCAGGTAGCGGGGTATATTCCGGTGTTAGCGCATCCGGAACGTTATTTATTTTACCATAAAAATACAGAAGAATATCTAAAACTCAAAAGAGCCGGTTGCGTATTTCAATTAAATTTACTGGCAGTAGTAGGTTATTACGGGGAAAGTATCACCAAAATTGCAGAACAGCTGCTTCAAAAAGGAATGTACAGTTATGTAGGCAGTGACGTCCACCACACCAAACACATCGAATCTTTCAACCTTAAAGTAAAATTAAAAGATACAACCCCACTGAAAGAAATAATTGCTAACAATCAATTCTTCAAATTGGAATAG
- a CDS encoding ABC transporter permease, with the protein MSTTESTPNSWLFEITPKNKFFSLNLKEVWQYRDLLLLFVKRDVVTVYKQTVLGPLWYLIQPLFTSVTFTIIFNSVAGINTGTVPPFLFNLAGITVWNYFTACLNGTSNTFGSNAGIFGKVYFPRIIVPLSIVISNLLKFGIQFFIFICFYLYYYLQGAAIGMNATTLFFPLLIVMMGILGLGLGMFISSLVTKYRDFSNLVGFGVQLLMYVSAVMYPMALIKEKLPTYGWLVEYNPLAYVIETTRYMLLDVGHISLLGLGYTFLVMITVFFVGVLIFNRTEKSFIDTV; encoded by the coding sequence ATGAGTACTACTGAGTCTACACCTAACTCCTGGTTGTTTGAAATAACACCTAAAAACAAATTTTTTTCCCTTAATTTGAAGGAAGTGTGGCAATACCGTGATTTGTTGCTGCTTTTTGTAAAGCGCGATGTGGTTACGGTATATAAGCAAACCGTTTTGGGACCGCTTTGGTACTTGATTCAGCCGCTGTTTACTTCGGTAACTTTTACGATTATTTTCAATAGTGTGGCGGGTATTAATACCGGAACAGTACCTCCTTTTTTGTTTAATTTGGCCGGAATCACCGTTTGGAATTATTTTACAGCTTGTCTGAATGGTACTTCCAATACTTTTGGCAGCAATGCCGGAATTTTTGGTAAAGTTTATTTTCCCCGTATCATTGTTCCCCTGTCTATCGTGATTTCTAATTTGTTGAAATTTGGAATTCAGTTTTTTATCTTTATTTGTTTTTACCTGTACTATTATCTTCAAGGGGCTGCAATAGGAATGAATGCAACGACCTTATTTTTTCCGTTACTGATTGTTATGATGGGCATTTTAGGTTTGGGCTTGGGGATGTTTATATCGTCCTTGGTTACTAAATACCGTGATTTTAGTAATTTGGTTGGTTTTGGTGTGCAGTTGTTGATGTATGTATCGGCTGTTATGTATCCAATGGCATTAATCAAAGAAAAATTACCTACTTACGGCTGGCTTGTGGAATACAATCCACTGGCTTATGTGATAGAAACTACGCGCTACATGTTGCTTGATGTCGGTCATATCTCTCTCTTAGGTTTGGGGTATACTTTTTTAGTGATGATTACTGTGTTTTTTGTCGGAGTGTTGATTTTTAACAGGACGGAGAAGAGTTTTATTGATACGGTTTAG
- a CDS encoding four helix bundle protein, whose translation MDHKDLEVWKKSMDLVIMVYQITQMFPDTEKYGLTSQMRRAAVSIPSNIAEGAARKGDKELMQFLSISIGSLSELETQYLIAIRLGFVTKEATFDLQLIDVKKLLIGFKNYISRK comes from the coding sequence ATGGATCATAAAGATTTGGAGGTTTGGAAGAAGAGCATGGATTTGGTGATTATGGTCTATCAAATTACACAAATGTTTCCAGACACTGAGAAGTATGGTTTAACGAGTCAGATGAGAAGGGCAGCGGTATCTATTCCTTCTAACATTGCCGAGGGAGCAGCACGGAAGGGTGATAAGGAGCTCATGCAGTTTCTTTCTATTTCAATAGGGTCGCTTTCAGAGTTGGAAACTCAATATTTAATTGCTATACGATTGGGTTTTGTGACAAAAGAAGCCACTTTTGATCTGCAACTGATTGATGTTAAAAAGCTTTTGATTGGTTTTAAGAATTATATAAGTAGGAAGTGA